The sequence GTAGAAGAGTTTGTAAAAGCAACACCTAAAGTCAGGGAAAATCTTATCCATATTTTTAGCAAATTTGGAAGTGGAAACACTATTCAAAGACTACAAGAATTATCTTCAAATGTCTCAGAAGAGATAAGGTCTGATCTTAAGGAAGCTATTAGAGCTATTAAAGAAAGATAACTCCTTAAAAATTTGAGGAGTTAATAATAGAGGAGTTAAAATTTAAGGAGTTAATAAAAATTTTAATCTAAGGTTTCCAAAATCATCTCCAAGGCTTTCTGAGTAGCTTGGCTGCGAATCTCTCTTCGAGAACCTTGAAAATTATACTCTTGACAAAGTTTTTTTTTAAGACCAACTAAGGCTATATAGACTAAACCCACCGGTTTTTGAAAGCTACCTCCCATAGGACCAGCAATTCCCGTAAGGCTTATCCCTAGATCGGCGCTACTTTTCTCCCAAGTTTCTTTAGCCATAGATAAAGCAATCTCTTTACTTACCGCACCATATTCTTTAATCATTTTCTCAGGAATGGAAAGAATGTTTGTTTTAGATTCGTTACTGTAAACAATATAACCACATTTAAAATAATTTGAGCTTCCAGAAATCTTGGTAAGTTGATAACAAAGTAAGCCTCCGGTGCAAGATTCGGCTACGGCTATAGTTAAATGATTATTTAACAATTTCTTAGCTATTTTTTTGACTAGATCTTTCATAAAAGATTTAAAGCAAAAGACGCAGTTAAGGTTTTTAAGTTACTTTAGGTTTGGTCAAATCTATTACCTTAATTATAAACTAAAACTAAGCTTATTTTTTTAGTCAAGAAGAAGTTTTGTTTTTAAGGAGTGATGATAAAGATTTATCTTATTATATTACCTTTATATACCTTGCTTATTTTTTTTAGTCAAGAAGAAGTTTTGTTTTTAGGGAGTGGCGATAAAGATTTACCTTGTTACCTACCTTGTAAAAATACTTGTTAAGAGATAAGAAGAAGTGTAAAATAGGTCTTTATTTAAACCCAGAGATGGGAAGATAAGACCAAGAGGAATTAAGAAAATGAAGACCTGTTTGGATTGTATTCCTTGCTTTTTAAGACAAACCCTTGATGTAGCCAGAAGGGCTAATGCTGGTCAAGCTAAACAAGAAGAGATCTTAAAAGAAGTTAATAAGATGATGGCTGATATTTCGTTAAAGGTGTCTCCTCCGGAAATAACCAGAAGTATCTATGCCTTAATAAGAGAGAAAACAGGAGTAATTGATCCTTTTAAGGAAGTCAAAGAGAAAAGCAATCAACAAGCTAATAACCTTTATTCTATCTTAAAGAAAAAAGTAGAAGATTCAAACGATAAGTTACTTACTTCAATAGAATTAGCTATTGCTGGGAATGCTATTGATTATGGGCTAAAAGATTCTTTGGAGATCAATAAGGAGATAGAAAAAATATTAAACTACCATTCTTGTCTTTTTAATGATTACAAAACTATCTTTAATTACTTAGAGTTTAAAGAAGCTTTAAGCAAAGCCAAGACAATATTATACATAGCTGACAATGCTGGAGAAATTCTTTTTGATAAAATCTTAATTGAGGAGTTAAATAAGGAAGTAATTTTTGCGGTAAAAGGTAAGCCTATTATCAATGATGCCTTAATGGAAGATGCTTATGCTTGCGGGCTGGATAAATGCTCTCAGCTTGTTTCAAGTGGGTGTGATGCCCCAGGAACAATCCTGAAGTTTTGTTCCAAGGAATTTTTAGCTATCTATCAAGATGCAGATTTAGTTGTTAGTAAGGGTCAGGGAAACTTTGAAACTTTATCAGAAGATTCCAGATCCATTTTCTTCTTATTTAAAGTAAAATGTCCGGTAGTGGCTAAAGATATTAAGTGTAAAATGGGAGATCTAGTTTTAAAGAAATCAAGTTAATAGCTTTAAGGAATTTCGTTGGTATCAACCCTTCGAGTTCGGCAACTCCAGAAGCCTTTGTTCAAATTCTTTAGATTTGGCATCATAATTAGACGTTAGCTAACAAGGATTTATTCAAGAAAGATCAGGAGGTTTTGATGAAAGAATATAAGGTTATCTTTTATCCTAACCAAAGAGAAGTAAGCGCTCCAGAAGGAGAGAACTTATTAAGAATAGCAGCTGCGGCTGGGCTTTATATCACTGCTTCTTGTGGCGGAAATGGAAGTTGTGGGAAATGCAAGGTTATCATTGAGTCTGGAGAAGTTGAAGAAGGAATTTCAGAAAGACTTACTCCTGATGAGATAAAGAAGGATTATAGATTAGCTTGTGCCTCTAAAATAAAGAGCCATCTGGTGGTAAGGATTCCGGTAGAGTCTCAAATTTCAGATAAGAGAGTCTTAGAAGGGGCTGTCTCAAAGAGATTAGTCATTCAAGAACAATTAAAGACTCTTACTCCTGATGGTAAGATTGATCCTATGGTAAAGAAATACCATCTTGAGTTACCCCTTCCAACCTTAGAAGATAATATTGATGACTTTTCAAGAATTAAAAGAGCTCTCAAGATGACATATGATCTTCATGATTGCTCAATCTCTCTTTCTTGCTTAAAGGCATTGCCCATGCTTTTAAGAAAAGCTAATTTTAAAGTTACCTTAAGTCTGCTGAAAGATAAAGATATATCAGAGATAGTCAATATAGAAGAAGGTGATCAAACTAAAGAACATTATTGTTTGGCTATAGATATAGGCACTACTTCAATTTACGCCAGACTTATTAACCTTTTCTTAGGAGAAGAGGTGGCGACTACTTCTGATTTTAATGCCCAAATTGCTTATGGTGAGGACATTATTAGTCGAATAGTTTATTCTCAAAAAGGAGAGGGGCTTAAGATTCTTCAAGAAGCAGTAGTTAAAACCATCAATGAGTTAATTAATAGTATTGTTAAAGAAGCCAAGATTACTGAAGAAAAGATCACTTATTTAGTTATCGCTGGCAATACCACAATGGAACATTTATTCTTAGGAGTTAATCCTAAGTATATTCGAGAAGCACCTTATGTCCCAGCAGTAAATTTTCTTTATCAAGTAAAGGCTTCAGAAGTAGGGCTAAAGTTATTCCCCCATACTCCTCTCTACCTTCTTCCTGGTGTATCAAGCTATGTCGGAGGTGACATTACGGCGGGAGTTTTAGCTACCGGCATTACTCAATCAACCGAATTAACTTTATATGTGGATATTGGCACCAACGGAGAGGTGGTTTTAGGAAATAAAGATTGGTTAGTAGCTACCGCTTGTTCAGCTGGCCCTGCTTTTGAAGGAGGAACAATCAAGCATGGGATGAGAGCTACTCTTGGAGCTATAGAACAAGTGGAGATAGATAAAAATTTTGAGCCCATGATTATTACTATTGGCCATAGACCACCAAAAGGAATATGTGGAGCAGGTCTGATTAGTCTCGTCGCTGAGCTTTTGGAAGCAGGGATAATAAACCAGAAAGGAAAGTTTAATCTTGAAATAAAGGAGACTCCTCGAATTAGAAAAAATAAGGCTATCAAGGAGTATGTCCTTGCTTTTAAAGATGAGGCCGGGATTGATGAAGATATAGTAATTACAGAATCAGATATTGACGATCTTATTCGAGCCAAAGGGGCGATGTTTGCTGGGATTTTTACTTTATTAAATAGCGTGGGAGTTGAGATAGCTGATATCTCCAAAATAATAATTTCAGGAAATCTTGGATTTCACTTAGAGATAGAAAAGGCCATAACTATTGGTCTTCTCCCGGAAGTAGATTATGCTAAATTTATCTTTATTGGAAATGGTTCTTTATTGGGAGCAACTATTTCTGCTTGTTCAAAAAAGATGCTAAAACAAGCAAAAGAAATAGCCAGTTCGATTACTAATATTGAACTTTCGGATAATCCTAAATTTATGGAAGAATATATAGCGGCTCTTTTTCTACCCCATACCAACGATCAAAGATTCCCTCAAGTTTATAAAAGACTCTTAAGTTAAGAAAGTGAAAGAAGCTTTATAAAAGAAGTAAAAATTTCTAGTTTTTTTAAAAGGAGAAAATATGATCCCTATCCCAAAAATAGTAAGCTTGACATGGAGAGCTATTTTATTGATAGGATTATCTTTGTTTGTTTCAAAGATGGTCTTTGGGCAGGTGCTTGGACAGAAACCTGAAAAGAATATCTATTCCCTGATGGAGTTTGATGAGTTAGAAAAAGTAATAGCGGAGCAGGAAGAGATCTTAAAAAAAGAACCCTCCGGAATAACGACTTTAAAGATTTTAGGTATTGCTTATCATAATTTAAGTGTCATAGGTAAAAAGGGTGTTTCTAAAAAGGCATTCTCTATTTTAGCTAAGGCTTATGAGAGCAAATCAGACGATTATGAAATTTTGGCATATCTGGGCAGCACAAAGACATTATTAGGCCGGGATGCTTTTGTCCCTTTTAATAAACTTTACTATGTTTACGAGGGGTGCCAGTTGATGGATAAAGCAGTTTCCAAAGCACCAGATAATTTTGTAGTAAGACTATGTAGAGCTAATAATAGTCTGGCTCTTCCTTCGTTTTTCAGACGAGCTAAATATGTCAAAAAAGATATGTTTTATCTTTTAAAGATGGGTAGAGAAAAGAAATTTTCTCCTGAGTTGTTAGCTACTATTTACTGTCTTCTTGGCGAATATTACAAAGTAGAGGAAAGATGGGAATTAGCAAGTGATTATTGGGAAAAGGCAGTAAAGATTGCTCCTAACTCCAAAGATGGAATGTTATCAAAGAAGCGATTAGAGGTTTATAAGCCTTAAAAAGAGGGTTCTTCTATGAAGCGATTAGAAGTATAAGTTTTAAAAAGAGGGTTCTTCTATGTTAATTGTTTCAGTGAAAGATGTATATGCAATCCATTAATTAAGTTGACATACCTCGTAGGGAAAATCCACCCCCTAACCCCCGCCAGCGGGGGACAGCCTCGTGGATGTCCGTTGTTTCGTTGCCTTTTCGGACAGGGACAAGCTTATCCCCCGCTGGCGGGGGTTAGGGGGTGGAAATACAACTAATTTATCAGATTGCATGTAGTTAAGAAATAAGTAAGGGTCAAAGCAAAGGCCTGGCCAGTAAGGGGATTCTTTTATGTTAATTGTTTCAGTGAAAGATGTAGTTAAGGAATATAAGCTTGGCAAAACAAAGGTGAATGCCCTTAGAGGGGTAAATTTAGAGATTAAAGACAGAGAGCTTGTCGCGATCTGTGGTCCTTCAGGCAGTGGAAAAACAACTTTACTTAATATTATTGGCTGCTTGGATCAGCCCACCTCTGGAACAGTTCAAATTATCAATGAAAATGCCGCTTTTTTTTCTGATGCCAAGCTTTCTGAATTACGAAATAAGCACCTTGGTTTTATCTTCCAAACCTTTAATCTTATTCCTGTCCTTACTGCTTACGAAAATGTAGAATATCCCCTCTGGATTTTAGGAAAGCCAGGTCTTGAAAGAAAGGCTATGGTTCTAAAAATGTTGGATGAAGTAGAATTACTTGACTATAAAAACCATAAGCCTGATGAATTATCTGGTGGACAAAGACAACGGGTAGCTATTGCCCGAGCCTTAGTAAATATGCCTAAACTTGTCTTAGCAGATGAGCCAACGGCCAACTTAGATTCCCAGACCGGAATGAGTATTTTAAAACTTATGCAAAAGATAAATGAGGAGTTTTCTACAACCTTCATCTTCTCTACCCATGATCCACAAGTAGTAAAGTATGCCAATAAAGTATATCACCTCAGGGATGGCAAGGTCTCGGAATTAACGGAGGGATAATTGAAATTCTTTAGCTTAGCCTTAAGAAATATCTTCCGAAACAAAAGGCGAACTACCATTACCTTTTTAGCTATCATCTCTGGAATGATAGGATTAATTGTCTTTGGTGGATTTGTAGAGTACTCTTTCTGGGGATTAAGGGAATCTACCATTAGGTCTCAATTAGGCCATCTTCAGGTCTATAAAAAGGGCTATTGTAAAAAAGGTATCGCTAACTCGTCAGAATATCTAATTAAGAATTACCAAGAATTAGAAGAGATTTTTTATAAAATTCCTTGTCTCGAATTAGTTACCGCTAGACTTTCATTCTCTGGGCTTATCTCGACAGGTGAAAAGACTCTTGTTTGTAAAGGGGATGGGGTTATTCCTGAAAAAGAGGCCAAACTGGCAAGTTTTGAAACGATCATAGAAGGAGAGGGCTTATTTAAAGAAGATCAAGCCGAACTGGTTATTGGCAGAGAGCTTCAAAAGTCACTTGGCGCAAAAATAGGAGATTATCTGACCATTCTTACTACTACTCCTGAAGGGATGATCAATGCGGCTGATGTTAAACTAATTGGGGTATGCCAAAGTGGTTCCAAGGAGTATGATTCTGTCTATGTAAAACTTCCACTCAAGATAGTTCAACAACTCTTTTCTACTACTAGCGTAGAAAAGATAGTCATCTTATCAGACAAAACAGAACATACCCCAGAAATAGCGC comes from bacterium and encodes:
- a CDS encoding ABC transporter ATP-binding protein; protein product: MLIVSVKDVVKEYKLGKTKVNALRGVNLEIKDRELVAICGPSGSGKTTLLNIIGCLDQPTSGTVQIINENAAFFSDAKLSELRNKHLGFIFQTFNLIPVLTAYENVEYPLWILGKPGLERKAMVLKMLDEVELLDYKNHKPDELSGGQRQRVAIARALVNMPKLVLADEPTANLDSQTGMSILKLMQKINEEFSTTFIFSTHDPQVVKYANKVYHLRDGKVSELTEG
- a CDS encoding CinA family protein, which codes for MKDLVKKIAKKLLNNHLTIAVAESCTGGLLCYQLTKISGSSNYFKCGYIVYSNESKTNILSIPEKMIKEYGAVSKEIALSMAKETWEKSSADLGISLTGIAGPMGGSFQKPVGLVYIALVGLKKKLCQEYNFQGSRREIRSQATQKALEMILETLD
- a CDS encoding DUF4445 domain-containing protein, which gives rise to MKEYKVIFYPNQREVSAPEGENLLRIAAAAGLYITASCGGNGSCGKCKVIIESGEVEEGISERLTPDEIKKDYRLACASKIKSHLVVRIPVESQISDKRVLEGAVSKRLVIQEQLKTLTPDGKIDPMVKKYHLELPLPTLEDNIDDFSRIKRALKMTYDLHDCSISLSCLKALPMLLRKANFKVTLSLLKDKDISEIVNIEEGDQTKEHYCLAIDIGTTSIYARLINLFLGEEVATTSDFNAQIAYGEDIISRIVYSQKGEGLKILQEAVVKTINELINSIVKEAKITEEKITYLVIAGNTTMEHLFLGVNPKYIREAPYVPAVNFLYQVKASEVGLKLFPHTPLYLLPGVSSYVGGDITAGVLATGITQSTELTLYVDIGTNGEVVLGNKDWLVATACSAGPAFEGGTIKHGMRATLGAIEQVEIDKNFEPMIITIGHRPPKGICGAGLISLVAELLEAGIINQKGKFNLEIKETPRIRKNKAIKEYVLAFKDEAGIDEDIVITESDIDDLIRAKGAMFAGIFTLLNSVGVEIADISKIIISGNLGFHLEIEKAITIGLLPEVDYAKFIFIGNGSLLGATISACSKKMLKQAKEIASSITNIELSDNPKFMEEYIAALFLPHTNDQRFPQVYKRLLS
- a CDS encoding FtsX-like permease family protein, producing the protein MKFFSLALRNIFRNKRRTTITFLAIISGMIGLIVFGGFVEYSFWGLRESTIRSQLGHLQVYKKGYCKKGIANSSEYLIKNYQELEEIFYKIPCLELVTARLSFSGLISTGEKTLVCKGDGVIPEKEAKLASFETIIEGEGLFKEDQAELVIGRELQKSLGAKIGDYLTILTTTPEGMINAADVKLIGVCQSGSKEYDSVYVKLPLKIVQQLFSTTSVEKIVILSDKTEHTPEIARRLTILFKEKNLNLEFKTWDQLAEFYHSVVRLYNGIFKVVKVIIALIVLFSIANTMTMSVFERIREIGTLRAIGTKKIQILTLFLWEGFLTGVIGAILGMITGIFIATIINLGGGIYIPPPPAMTIGYNALILIVPEVLWYSFISTVIVATISAFYPAFKATRLNIVESLAHT
- a CDS encoding DUF89 family protein, which gives rise to MKTCLDCIPCFLRQTLDVARRANAGQAKQEEILKEVNKMMADISLKVSPPEITRSIYALIREKTGVIDPFKEVKEKSNQQANNLYSILKKKVEDSNDKLLTSIELAIAGNAIDYGLKDSLEINKEIEKILNYHSCLFNDYKTIFNYLEFKEALSKAKTILYIADNAGEILFDKILIEELNKEVIFAVKGKPIINDALMEDAYACGLDKCSQLVSSGCDAPGTILKFCSKEFLAIYQDADLVVSKGQGNFETLSEDSRSIFFLFKVKCPVVAKDIKCKMGDLVLKKSS